AGGTCAATACAGAATGAAAAATGATTCATTCAACCCGGACTCAGTGCTCACCACAGAAACACTTCGCCAACGGGCCGAAACTATGGCCCAAGAAAAGAACGACTCGTTTTCTCATGAGCTCAAATCCTTATCTCCTGAGCAATTACAAAAACAACTCCACGAGCTTCACGTTCATCAGATTGAATTGGAGATGCAGAACGAGGAACTGCGCCGGACCCAAGTGGAACTTGATGCGACCCGAGCACGCTATTTCGACCTCTATGACCTCGCACCTATCGGCTATTGTTCTCTCAATAAACAGGGGGTGATCCTGGAGGCCAACCTCACCGCCGCCGTCCTACTGGGCCTACCCCGAGGTGCACTACTCTCACAACCCATCTCTCACTTCATTCTTCTAGAAGATCAGGACATCTATTATCTACACCGCAAACTACTTTTTGATTCATGCTCATCACAATCCTGTGAACTGCGCATGATGAAGGGCAATGGTGCCATATTCTGGGCTCACATTACGGCAACCATCAAAACAACCTCTGATGCCCTCCCCATCTGCCGTATCGTTATTAGCGATATCACGGAACGCAAACACTCCGAGACCGAACTCCTGAAAATGCAGAATCTTACCAGCATCGGCACACTGGCAGGAGGAATTGCGCATGACTTCAACAATATCCTGATGGGGGTTTTCGGAACCCTTTCCCTGGCCAAACATGAACTCCCCAAAGATCATCCGGCATTCAAACTTCTTGAGTATACCGGGAAATCCATGGATCGAGCCATCCGTCTTACCAAGCAGTTACTGACTTTCGCCAAGGGAGGAGAACCTGTCAAAGAAAGCCTCTGTCTCGGAACCGTGGTACGGGAGGTCGCTGAGTTTGATCTTTCCGGCAGCAATATATTACTCGTATATAAGCAGGCGCCTGATCTACGGGATGCGAATGTTGACAAAGGGCAGATCCAGCAGGTTATTTCCAACCTCACCATTAACGCCCGCGAAGCCATGCCCAATGGCGGACACCTGTTTATCACCCTGGAAAATTCAGACATAACAGAGGACACCATTCCTCATCTTCACCAAGGGCATTACATCAAGATCTCCGTACAGGACGAGGGATCCGGAATAGACCCCAAACACATTGACCGGATATTTGATCCCTATTTCACTACTAAACAAACTGGCAGCGGGCTAGGGCTGGCAACTTCTTATTCTATCATCCAAAAACATGGCGGTCACATTTCTGCCGAGTCGGTACTTGGCAATGGCGCCACCTTCACCCTCTATTTGCCCGTATCTAATGCACATAGGCCAGCACCTGAAATCCCGCAAAAGATTGAAACATGTATCTTTGAGCCATGCCGGAAAATTCTCGTACTTGATGATGAAGAGTTTATTCGTATGGTTATCCCGCGCTGGTTACGGAAGATGAAATGTCTAGTCGAGACATCGCACGACGGACGGCAGACCATCGAACTGTACCATCACGCGATGAAGTCCGGCACCCCGTTTGATTTGCTTATTCTTGATCTTACCGTGCCGGGAGGGATTGGTGGCCGGGAAGTGCTGAAAGAAATTCTGGTGTTGGACCCAAACGCCAAGGCCATTGTTTCCAGCGGGTATGCTGAAGATCCCGTCATGGCAAATTATACCCAGTACGGCTTTAAGGGAGTCCTCGCAAAACCCTATACCGAAAACCAACTCCAGGAACTTGTGGCAAAGGTGTTATCATGAGGGGAAATCAGGAAGCAGGAGTTGGTTTTCTACAAGGTTTTTTCCGGCTCGGGGATTCTGAATCCTCGTGTGACCTGGCTTTCCTGCTGAAGGGTTGTCAGCACGCTAGAACCGAATAAAATGTAAGCGGTAGCCGCCGCCACCATCAGAAATTTACCCGTCCGCTTTAAGCCCAGCAGACCCAATGCACCGGCAATCCATAAAACACTGAACGCGATGGCTGTAATACTCGCACGGGTCGCACAGTCTAGCGCATAATGCCAGAATAGCACCCACCTCAACCACGAGGCCACGGGTACCTTCAAACCCTGTTTCCCGGCTTCCGCAATAGCCAGGTTCCGGGCAACATCTGCACTACTCCCGCCATAACGTTCCGCCCGTAACAGAACAGACACCGCCTCAGCTGATTTTCCGGCCAACAATAAGGCTGTTCCTTGATTGTAAAACAAATCCGCATTCCTGACACCAAGATCCACGAGTTTCTGGTAGGTGCCCGCCACCGTCAAAAAATCATTTGGAGACTCGGCTGAACTCAGCCCGGTAAGTGATTCCGTCCAAATAAACGCTCGCTCCGCTGGAGTGGAGGCCATGACTTCATGCGCTCCAAGCCCTGTCAGCATGACAAGAACAGCCATCCGCACAAGACGTGAACGCTGGCGGTCATTGCGATAACCCTCCACAGCAGCAAGCATGGCCACCAGCTCTTTTGTATCTACAGCAATAGTGCTTGAATTAAATGCCGCTTCAAAGTGACGCTGCATCATTCCGGAGAAACGCTTCGCCAGATCATATGGAATTCCCCGCCCAACCAAAAGTGTTTCTGCATCGGCTGGCGTCAGAGCGTCGGCCTGAATGTCGAACCGATCTGCAATATAGGAACGCAGAATATTACATATGCGCTCGTGCTCAAGTCTACCACGCCCCGGTTCTCCTGAATTAAGAATGGCTAGCTTGGCGCGAGAGAAAGCTTGGCGCTGCCGCTGAGCCCGCTTAAATACAGGCCCCTGTCTTCGACACCACGCCCCCAGCAGGCAAATGACAAACACCCCGGGGCCAATACCAGCATAGAGCACCAATCTTCGGAAATCACCCATCAGTACGACCGGCTCAGATCCGGCCATCCCCATGCGGATACCGGCAGGCATCATCGCCAACTCCTTTTCACGGTGGAGTTGGTTTCCGGTATTCGTGGAACCCCCAATTATTTGAGACGCCGTAATCTCTGCTGCCTGCCGAACTTTCAAGGGAATGGATGATGATCTCGCCGTCTTATACTGACGCCATGTTACGTCATAATATGAGATTTCCACTGGAGGCAGTTCAAAGGAACCCGCCTTCCGGGGACGAATGGTATACACATACTGACGTTGCTCATTCTGTTTGATGGTTTGAACTGAATCATCATAGATTTCAAACTGTTCCAACAGCGCTGTCTGGAGTGATAGTTTTGGTGGCGTAATATTACGCATCTGAATGGCACCGGAAAGGGTTAGCGTCAGTTTGAGCGGATCCCCGACATTACAGGTCTGTGCATCCAGCGCCGCTTCGACGGCCAGATTGGTGCCAATCGCACCAATGTAAGAATCGGGTCGATTTTCTTCGGGAGGCGGGATCACACGCACCGTGGCGGCAGGCCCCACCGCAAAGATGGGCCTGCCATTCGCCGTGCCATCGGCTTTGACCTCGATGGGTACTGACCCTTTGAATAGTAGGGGGCCAAACGTATAGGATCCTTCTGTCAGTGGCGCATAGGGAAGCGTGAGCGTGTATTCCCAGTAATTCTGACCATCCTGAATCACCCTCTTACTATCAAATTTGAAACGGGCAGGCCGCCCCTGCATATTCATCATTTGGCTGAAATCAAACGGATCAGCCTGCGTGGTGAACTCGTTCAAAGTAAATCCCGCCTGATTCTGACGAATGAGATGATCATTCAGAAGTTTTTGAAAATCCGGCCCCTTGAGACCGTCCATTTCCTGCCCGTTGAGAAATGCCGCCTCAACATGGGGCGGGTCTGCAGGAAACAAAGGTTCAGCGTCCTGATAGGGCTTGGACAAACCCTTGATCCGCAAAACCACCTGGATGTCAAAGGGTTCGTCAACCAACACCGAAGCACGTGAGGCTGTTACAGATGCGATCACAATATTCTGTCGCGTCACGCCGGTGACCGTAATGACAGCACCCGTGGCCGAGATGCGCGAACCGTTCACCGAAGCGGAAATGGGGCCCAGCGTAAACACTCCCTCCGCAGCGGGTGTCCATTTATAGGTGAAAACATGTCCGACAAAATCTTCACGCCTGACTTGGCCATTCACATAAACTGCAGAATGATAGTTTAAGGGCTGATCCCCTACCAATTCAGCAGTTCCATTCTGAATCGCAGACAGGTCCGGCCTTAAGGAGTTATCCGCCCCATCCACACGGACCTCAACCAGAAATGATTCGCCAAGATAGACACGATCGCGACTCGCCTTGATGGAGAGAGAAGGAGTAGCAGCAAAGCCGAAAGCGGCAGAAAAGATGATCAGGAAAACGGCACAGGATATCCACTTTTTCATTCGTCTACCAATCTCTTTCGGTAGGCGACAGGGGAACGTAGGAATCCCGCTCACGCTTTTCCTGCTCGTGTTCCTTTTCGCGCTGCTTGGCCTT
The nucleotide sequence above comes from bacterium. Encoded proteins:
- a CDS encoding ATP-binding protein gives rise to the protein MKNDSFNPDSVLTTETLRQRAETMAQEKNDSFSHELKSLSPEQLQKQLHELHVHQIELEMQNEELRRTQVELDATRARYFDLYDLAPIGYCSLNKQGVILEANLTAAVLLGLPRGALLSQPISHFILLEDQDIYYLHRKLLFDSCSSQSCELRMMKGNGAIFWAHITATIKTTSDALPICRIVISDITERKHSETELLKMQNLTSIGTLAGGIAHDFNNILMGVFGTLSLAKHELPKDHPAFKLLEYTGKSMDRAIRLTKQLLTFAKGGEPVKESLCLGTVVREVAEFDLSGSNILLVYKQAPDLRDANVDKGQIQQVISNLTINAREAMPNGGHLFITLENSDITEDTIPHLHQGHYIKISVQDEGSGIDPKHIDRIFDPYFTTKQTGSGLGLATSYSIIQKHGGHISAESVLGNGATFTLYLPVSNAHRPAPEIPQKIETCIFEPCRKILVLDDEEFIRMVIPRWLRKMKCLVETSHDGRQTIELYHHAMKSGTPFDLLILDLTVPGGIGGREVLKEILVLDPNAKAIVSSGYAEDPVMANYTQYGFKGVLAKPYTENQLQELVAKVLS
- a CDS encoding BatD family protein, with protein sequence MKKWISCAVFLIIFSAAFGFAATPSLSIKASRDRVYLGESFLVEVRVDGADNSLRPDLSAIQNGTAELVGDQPLNYHSAVYVNGQVRREDFVGHVFTYKWTPAAEGVFTLGPISASVNGSRISATGAVITVTGVTRQNIVIASVTASRASVLVDEPFDIQVVLRIKGLSKPYQDAEPLFPADPPHVEAAFLNGQEMDGLKGPDFQKLLNDHLIRQNQAGFTLNEFTTQADPFDFSQMMNMQGRPARFKFDSKRVIQDGQNYWEYTLTLPYAPLTEGSYTFGPLLFKGSVPIEVKADGTANGRPIFAVGPAATVRVIPPPEENRPDSYIGAIGTNLAVEAALDAQTCNVGDPLKLTLTLSGAIQMRNITPPKLSLQTALLEQFEIYDDSVQTIKQNEQRQYVYTIRPRKAGSFELPPVEISYYDVTWRQYKTARSSSIPLKVRQAAEITASQIIGGSTNTGNQLHREKELAMMPAGIRMGMAGSEPVVLMGDFRRLVLYAGIGPGVFVICLLGAWCRRQGPVFKRAQRQRQAFSRAKLAILNSGEPGRGRLEHERICNILRSYIADRFDIQADALTPADAETLLVGRGIPYDLAKRFSGMMQRHFEAAFNSSTIAVDTKELVAMLAAVEGYRNDRQRSRLVRMAVLVMLTGLGAHEVMASTPAERAFIWTESLTGLSSAESPNDFLTVAGTYQKLVDLGVRNADLFYNQGTALLLAGKSAEAVSVLLRAERYGGSSADVARNLAIAEAGKQGLKVPVASWLRWVLFWHYALDCATRASITAIAFSVLWIAGALGLLGLKRTGKFLMVAAATAYILFGSSVLTTLQQESQVTRGFRIPEPEKTL